DNA from Colletotrichum higginsianum IMI 349063 chromosome 7 map unlocalized unitig_7, whole genome shotgun sequence:
TGGTGGACATGGCGTCCAGTCGACCGCTGTTCCTGTCGCGCTCGCGCTGGGATTTGGTCCGCTCCTCTTGCTCCCGCTCGATGCGTCTCTTTTCTGCCAAAAACTCGGCCTTCTGGCGCTGGCTCATGTTCAGCTCCGCTCCGCGAGCATCCTTGAGAATGCCGCGCTCTCTCAACAGCGCCAAGGTCGACCCCATGCCTGTGttcatcgtcttctcctcgtcgactcCCGTCGCCGCGATATCGGCGGAGTCTTCCCTCGTCCTGTCTTCCAAAGCCTCATGGATGTCGGCTTCACCCATGGGGTGATCTTCGTCGCCAGACTCGGCATCCATCGCCGTGACGGGCTCCACTGACATAGACTTTGGCCTCTTTGGTTTGcgttcctcctcctcctctggcTTCTTTAGGTTGGACACGAACTCGGAGATCTCGTCAATCACTACGCCGCCCGTTTGAGCTTCGCCTGGCTCGTCAACTTGCTCTCTTAGTTGCCGAGCGATGTCCTCGGGGCGGgccctctttctcttcttcagagcGTTCTTACGCTGGATGGCCAGAGACGCCTGTAAgtcctcgtcatcgacaAACGTGTCATCCTCAACCTTGCGCTTCTTTTGTAGCACAGCCGCACCGGAGTCAAGGTCCATCATGTCGTCGCCAGTTGGTGCTGTGTCGGTGGGGAAAATATCATCCTCATCAATAGGCTTCTGCCGAGTTGACTTggatttcttcttcttgggcttcttcaCCTTGATCTCGGAGATGTCAAGGTAATCTGAAGTAGGGGCATCCTCTGGTGGGCAAGTCAGTGACATTCTGCctccgtcgaggtcggcaggGTAGTACTTACGAATAGCATCGAGATCGATGTTTTGCAGTTTCTTCGATTTCTCCGGCGCCCCCAAAATGTCGCCCAGTTCTGCAATCGCACCTGAACCGTCGAGGGTGAACTTCTTGCCCTTTTTCCCGTAGATCTCGTCATCGTACTGAGCCAGGATGCCGCGCTCTGCCCCTTCGTCTGCAGCAGCGAACACGTCGTACGCtggtttcttcttcttgaggtCCAGGTTTTCTTGCAGCTTCTCCTTCGCCCTTAGGTCCATGTTTTCGAGCTCATCGCCCTCCTCTTCATTTTGATCGATGGTGGCGTCCTTAAGGGTCAAGATCtgctcatcgccgtcgagaaaGTTGTCGAGTTCGTGCGCAACCTTCACACCGGCCAAATCCTTCGAGGTGTACTCGACAGCCGCCAGCGCAGCAGCTTCAGCGGCAGcctgctcttcttccagCTTCCTCGCCTTGTCGATGGCCTTCTGCCGCTTTTTCTGGGCCTTCAACCAGGCCTTCGCATCCACGTCGGCATCCTCTGCTTCGCCAAGGCTCTTTCCCTCGAGAATGGCATGACGCTGCGCAgcctccctttcccttttcGCAGCGGCGGCCCGCTCTTCTCGTTTGCGCTTGGCAGCTTCGGCATCACGGACTTTTTGATAGTTTTCGTAGGCTTGCGCCGAACGGCTCTCGAGGGTACTCGGcgcatcctcgtcatctgaGGCAGAGTTGTCACGTTGCGACTGAGTTGGGGCGGCACCAGGCACTGGCAACGGTTTCATGCCCAGCGAAACGCGAATGCGATTCGTCTCCTCGATGGTCGCAGCATCCATCTTGGCGGCTGTTTGTGTGCTTACTGAAAATCGAAATGCAGGGCTTGCAGTCAGACGTATCGGGAAGATAGGGTTTcgaagacgaaggcggcaatgatgatgacgacgacgcgtGGATTGCGAATGGAAAGGTGGTTGTTGCGCAACCAGACTGGAGATAGTATGTGGCTGCTGGATTCAACGGCGATAGCAGACGGGCGTCGACCTTGACGGGCATCGACCTTTCGTGGCCAACCAGAAAAGTCATGAGGCTCACCAGCACTGTGCTAGGGTCGGTCTCCACTGATGACCCGAAAAGCTTAGCTAAGCGATAGTGGGTCTCCGATTTACTACATATCGCAGCCTTGCGAAAATTCTCTTTCTCGcctttccttctctcttcaACAAACACGGGTCTGTGCCCAGCATTCCTCTGCTCCCACGGGAGTTCAGAGTCGAGCGCTGAGGCAGCTCGATCATCCAAGGAGCCATCAAATATCATGATGTCAATCTTCCGATCGACAGATCCAAGAGAGACCGGTCTTTAGGAAGCCATGTTCGCCGTAAAAAGCTTGAGCGTGGTGGAATATCGCACTGGGGACGTCATATTCCGTACCCTTTTTCCGAGATCGTCGATCTTTGAGGTTAGGGAAAACCATGACTTGCCCACATACTTTTACTCGGGGAATCACTTTTACTATGATATGTTTGCGTCGAGCGCGTCGGGAACGTTTCGTAGCTTTCTTCACAAGGCATTCGTCATTCTGGGTCTTGAATAGCAAAACTGTTGCAAAAGCAACACTTTGCGCTTGCTGGGTTTGGCAAGTACGTCGTGAAATGTATACCCTGTCGACCTGAACAAATGTTCGTCAGTTGGTCGCATATGCGCCGCCGTTCGTAACGCAGTCTTTTCACAGATTAATGGTTCCGTCTGGTGGGGACTGGCTCTTACCTGACTTGGTATTTGAAAATCTGGGATGGATGTTGGGACGAGCCACATTCTCTCCAcggtctctctctcggcgCATTCCGTGCCTGGCGCTGTCATCTCATGCCTGCCATGCTATGATGCATATTGATCCTGCATCGTGGTGCCCACCCCTCTCTGCTCAGTTCGCTTCCAAACGGCATCAAGGTTTGTCGGTTGCGGCGCAGAGTCCCCGTTCTGGGTATCCTGGCCGATCCTGTCAACGGTGCCTACATGTGGGAGATGTCTGGTGCGGGGTGCATTCGTGTGATCTGGGGTAGCATTTGGCGTCGTCCGGCCCGATATCAACAGGAGACTCCGCAATACCATCCATCACGCATTACACTTTTGGTCGACACTACTGCACGGTAGCAAATGAGCAAGAACGCTCGGCCACGGAGAGTAGTGTATTCCGCTTCGTAATGCCGAGTTGATGGCATCATACTACCAGCAAGCGCCCGCGGAACGGTTGATACTGTCTGTTTAGCTTCCAAGTGAGCCGACGGCAATTCGAGAAGGAACAACAAGGGGCGTCCAAGTGAACCAAAGCTCCAGGTAATGGCAATACGGAGCCGTACCACTCGCTCTCCCTTCTCCAAATCCATTCGTCTGACAAAGACAGTTTTGGCCGCCAGCCATGTTTCTGTCTCGGTCATTCGATCAGCTTAAGCCGCGGGACGGGAAGGTGCGGGGAACGCTTAACCCTCCtgttcctcctcggcctAGGCAACCCCAACCTTGATGTGTCCCTCACATCAAAACCACCAATAAAAACTGCAGTCTTTGGCGGATAGGACCGAACGACCAGGTTGTCTGATCTGCTTGCCGACAACATTATCCTACCCCTGTCGCTGTCCTTAGCCCCTTGCTGGAGTCTGAGCTGATTTGACCGAGTGACGACTTGCCTCGACCTGGTGCGGCCTGCACGGCACTACCTGAACCGTGATCGGCGTCACATTTCCTTTGCGGCACTATAGGAAGTTCTCTGTGTGGTAACCGCCGGTACTCGCAATCCATCGCGGTGTGAACCTCAACAGAAACGGGGAGATTAGCGGAGGGGGGGCTGGAAAGAACATCATAACAGGGTAGGGGAATCGCCGAACCAGTTTGGAGGACGTGAACAGGGCTTTACTACGGTTGAGCCGACATAGCCCCAGGTTCACGAGCGTGACGAAAAGCACCCTGAACGTCAGGAGACTAATGCAGGCCGACTTGACAGCTCGGTGATACTCTAGCATTCGGGCCTTCGAGGCACATCGCGTCGAGCTACCCTGGACAGGTGCCCGTTCCCGGGCGTCTTGGGGAATATATAAGTCACCATGGTTTACCTCCAGCATGTCATGTCAGGAACACTAGCATCCAACACCACCGAGCGCCTCACACAGCCCATCATGAAGCTGCTCACCTCCGCCCTCCTGCTCGGCTCGTTTGCCACCCAGGCCATCTTGGGCTACCCGGGGGCTCAGATTGTCAAAAGAGATGTTGACTCTTTCATTGCTACCGAGACTCCTATTGCTCTCAGGGAGTTGCTCTGCAACATTGGACCAAACGGTTGCCATGCTCAGGGCGTGAGCTCAGGCATTGTTATTGCATCTCCGGACAGAGTTGACCCTCCGTGTAAGTCGACCCTTGGACGTAACAAATCGATACAACGATTATTACCGCTGTATAACATGTGGCTGGAGCACAAATCCATAAATTGGGGACCGTCACTGACATCTCTCTGGCAGATTTCTATACTTGGACTAGAGGTATTTCCACCTTGATCCTTGTTCAGGTTTTCAATACGCAGGAACTAATCAATACCCAGACGCTGGTCTAGTCTTCAAGGCTATTGTAGACATCTTCACAAACAGATATGACGCCAACCTCCAGTCCAACATCCAGAACTACATTGCCTCCCAGGCCCGCCTCCAAGGAGTTTCGAACCCCTCGGGaggccttggcgatggccggggcctcggcgaggccaagTACGAGGTAGACTTGAGGCCTTACACTGGTGATTGGGGTATGACACATTTGTCCTCTGGGTCCGAGTCATGCTAAAAGTCGCTGTAGGGAGACCCCAGAGAGACGGCCCTGCACTTCGGGCGATTGCCATCATCGGTTATGCCAAGTGGCTGGTGGCTAACGGCTACTCTtccacggcctcgtcgatcCTGTGGCCTGTCATCCGCAACGATCTAAGCTATGTTGCTCAATACTGGTATGCTACCCCGGGAAAGACCTCGAATGCTTGGCCCAGACTGATTTTCATCAGGAACCAAACTGGTTTCGATCTTTGGGAGGAAGTTCAAGGAAGCTCCTTCTTCACAGTTGCTAGCCAGCACCGCGGTACTCACCCCTGACCTTCTGTACTTGTCAAAGTCTAACATAATACCGCAGCACTTGTTGAGGGAAGTGCCCTGGCTCGCTCGCTTGGCCTGTCTTGCAACTCCTGCGATGTTGTTGCGCCTCAGATTCTCTGCTTCTTGGGAAGATTCTGGAACCCAGCCGGCAATTTCATGGTTGCCAACAGTAAGTCAACCGGCGCCCAAGCTGAACCCGTTATGCGAAACGCTAGAGTACTAACTTGTCGTGAAGTCAACGGAAACGGACGATCCGGCCGCGACGCCAACGTGATCCTCGCTTCCATCCACAACTTCGACCCTGCCGCGGCCTGTGACGCAGCAACCTTCCAGCCTTGCAGTGACAAGGCTTTGGCTAGCCACAAGGTTGTTGTGGACTCGTTCCGTACCATCTATGTCATCAACAACGGCATCGCGCAATCTGCCGCTATCGCCGTGGGAAGATACCCCGAGGACAGCTACTACGGCGGCAACCCCTGGTATCTCAACACgctcgccgcggccgagcAGCTTTACGACGCCCTCTACGTCTGGAAGCAGCAGGGTTCCATCACCGTCACACAGACGTCCCTTGCCTTCTTCAGAGACCGTCTTGGCTCCGTTGCTCCCGGGACCTATGCCTCCGGCTCTGCAACATATACCTCTCTCATCAACGCTGTGAGCGCCTACGCCGACGGCTTCATGAACGTCGTCGCGACGTACGCCCAGACCA
Protein-coding regions in this window:
- a CDS encoding SART-1 family protein, with translation MDAATIEETNRIRVSLGMKPLPVPGAAPTQSQRDNSASDDEDAPSTLESRSAQAYENYQKVRDAEAAKRKREERAAAAKREREAAQRHAILEGKSLGEAEDADVDAKAWLKAQKKRQKAIDKARKLEEEQAAAEAAALAAVEYTSKDLAGVKVAHELDNFLDGDEQILTLKDATIDQNEEEGDELENMDLRAKEKLQENLDLKKKKPAYDVFAAADEGAERGILAQYDDEIYGKKGKKFTLDGSGAIAELGDILGAPEKSKKLQNIDLDAIRKYYPADLDGGRMSLTCPPEDAPTSDYLDISEIKVKKPKKKKSKSTRQKPIDEDDIFPTDTAPTGDDMMDLDSGAAVLQKKRKVEDDTFVDDEDLQASLAIQRKNALKKRKRARPEDIARQLREQVDEPGEAQTGGVVIDEISEFVSNLKKPEEEEERKPKRPKSMSVEPVTAMDAESGDEDHPMGEADIHEALEDRTREDSADIAATGVDEEKTMNTGMGSTLALLRERGILKDARGAELNMSQRQKAEFLAEKRRIEREQEERTKSQRERDRNSGRLDAMSTRDREERARQANAHRELQQSRVVDELFKKHYKPKVELKYVDDHGRSLDQKEAFKHMSHQFHGKGSGKGKTDKLLKKIEEEKRREAKPTFDASENANMSSSSAKRQAGVRLQ
- a CDS encoding Glucoamylase — its product is MVYLQHVMSGTLASNTTERLTQPIMKLLTSALLLGSFATQAILGYPGAQIVKRDVDSFIATETPIALRELLCNIGPNGCHAQGVSSGIVIASPDRVDPPYAGLVFKAIVDIFTNRYDANLQSNIQNYIASQARLQGVSNPSGGLGDGRGLGEAKYEVDLRPYTGDWGRPQRDGPALRAIAIIGYAKWLVANGYSSTASSILWPVIRNDLSYVAQYWNQTGFDLWEEVQGSSFFTVASQHRALVEGSALARSLGLSCNSCDVVAPQILCFLGRFWNPAGNFMVANINGNGRSGRDANVILASIHNFDPAAACDAATFQPCSDKALASHKVVVDSFRTIYVINNGIAQSAAIAVGRYPEDSYYGGNPWYLNTLAAAEQLYDALYVWKQQGSITVTQTSLAFFRDRLGSVAPGTYASGSATYTSLINAVSAYADGFMNVVATYAQTNGSLAEQFSRSNGQPLSADDLTWSYAAFLTAAQRRANVIPKGWVGSATSVPGTCQATSIAGSYSSATATSFPANQTPQTGVPTSTRNTATPTATGCPIASSVLVTFNARVVTQFGQTVKLVGNIPSLGNWNPSNAVSLSASGYTSANPVWSVTIELPAGQAIQYKYINVASSGTATWERDPNRSYTVPSSCANSATKSDSWQG